The following are encoded in a window of Leptodactylus fuscus isolate aLepFus1 chromosome 9, aLepFus1.hap2, whole genome shotgun sequence genomic DNA:
- the LOC142218081 gene encoding uncharacterized protein LOC142218081 produces the protein MSLRGVSLPSTPVVTLGNFNTPKRRCPITPLYLPAVPTATVSQSCMFPQRLNPLHPPGVNRRTVSLETMAAHHHNQQRVINMQQKEYSRYHQGWRRPFYGTATEKEEYRREIRQLLKKQMSEKWKTAREATSSQSKEIEALIEADRYTILQDIEKDRTRALFMRRYRDENKRLMESKWQESRLSRSMEMLKERELLRYNPINWSGTLK, from the exons ATGAGCCTCC gaggggTGTCCTTGCCCAGCACGCCTGTGGTCACATTGGGGAACTTCAATACTCCAAAAAGAAGATGCCCGATTACCCCTCTGTACCTCCCCGCAGTGCCCACCGCAACCGTATCCCAGTCATGTATG TTTCCTCAGCGACTGAATCCCCTGCACCCCCCGGGTGTGAATAGGAGGACAGTAAGCCTGGAGACAATGGCCGCCCATCATCACAACCAGCAGAGGGTCATCAACATGCAGCAAAAGGAATACAGCAG ATATCACCAGGGCTGGAGGCGGCCATTTTATGGCACCGCAACAGAGAAAGAAGAATACAG GAGAGAAATAAGACAACTCCTCAAGAAGCAGATGAGTGAGAAGTGGAAGACGGCCAGAGAGGCGACGTCTAGTCAGAGCAAGGAGATAGAAGCCTTAATAGAAGCCGATAGATATACCATCCTCCAAGACATAGAGAAAGATAGAACAAGAGCCTTGTTCATGAGGAGATACCGGGATGAGAACAAGAGG TTAATGGAGAGTAAATGGCAAGAAAGCCGCCTGAGCCGATCCATGGAGATGCTAAAAGAGAGAGAATTGCTCCGGTACAATCCAATTAACTGGAGCGGGACACTGAAATAA